A single Cottoperca gobio chromosome 5, fCotGob3.1, whole genome shotgun sequence DNA region contains:
- the LOC115008052 gene encoding rho-related GTP-binding protein RhoA-B, with amino-acid sequence MAAIRKKLVIVGDGACGKTCLLIVFSKDQFPEVYVPTVFENYVADIEVDSKQVELALWDTAGQEDYDRLRPLSYPDTDVILMCFSIDSPDSLENIPEKWTPEVKHFCPNVPIILVGNKKDLRNDEHTRRELAKMKQEPVKPEDGRDMANRISAFGYMECSAKTKDGVREVFEMATRAALQARRGKKSNKCVLL; translated from the exons ATGGCAGCAATCAGGAAAAAGCTGGTCATAGTGGGAGATGGAGCCTGTGGGAAGACCTGTCTGCTCATTGTGTTCAGTAAGGACCAGTTTCCAGAAGTCTATGTGCCCACAGTGTTTGAGAACTACGTTGCTGACATTGAAGTCGACAGCAAACAG GTTGAGTTAGCACTCTGGGATACAGCAGGTCAAGAAGACTACGACAGACTGCGCCCCCTCTCCTATCCAGACACTGATGTCATTCTTATGTGCTTTTCCATTGACAGCCCTGACAGTCTTG AGAACATCCCTGAGAAGTGGACTCCTGAGGTGAAACACTTCTGCCCTAATGTTCCCATTATTTTGGTGGGCAATAAAAAGGACCTGCGTAACGATGAGCACACCCGGAGGGAGCTTGCCAAAATGAAGCAG GAACCTGTGAAACCAGAGGATGGACGGGACATGGCAAACAGGATCAGTGCCTTTGGATACATGGAGTGCTCTGCAAAAACAAAGGATGGTGTGAGGGAAGTGTTCGAGATGGCCACCAGGGCTGCACTACAGGCCAGGCGGGGAAAGAAGAGCAATAAATGTGTCCTACTGTAA